The Polyangium mundeleinium genome contains the following window.
CGTCCACTGCTGGAACCAGCGCCCGACGCTCGACGCGACGTGATGCTGCTGCTCCTCGGGCAAGGGCTCGGCGAGGCGGCCCAGCGCGGGCACGAGCGGCACGCCCTCGGCGAGGAGGCCGAGCAACGTGAAGGCCTCGGGCTCGAGCTCCTCGAAGTGCGTGACGAGCTCGCGGTTGCGGTAGAGCGCGATGTGCGCGGGCGACGGGTTTTCCGGGACGATCGCCGGCTCGCCCGCGACGAGCCACGCCTTGCGGATGCGGTGCACGGGGTACGAGAACACGAGCCTTCGGACCGCGGGGTGCAGCACGATCCGCGCGCGCTCCCAGGCGTCCTCGGGCAAGCCTGCGAGCTTCTGCGGATCGAGCGGCGGCGCGTCGGCCCCGGCGCGCACGTCGAGCATCGCGATCTCATAACGCGCCATGTCCGCGGCGAACGTGCGTCGTGCGTCCGTCTCGAAGCCGGGCCAGGTCGCGGCGAAGCTCGGCACGTGCTCGATCATCTTGCGGAACGGGGCGTGCGCGGGGGGATGGGCGTCGAGGAAGTCGCGGCAGAAGGCGTCCATCTTCGGCTCGCCGAGCAGGCGCGCGAGGGCCGGAAAATCGTCGTTCAGGATCTCGCGGTGCCGGTACCAGAACTGGCGGCGGTAGATGTCGACCTGCGCGGCCGGCGTGAGGCGCGTGTTGCCTGTGACGAAGCGCGCGGCGGTCTCGGCGAGGGCCGGATCGTCGGGGACAGGCGTGCGGCCGGGGATCACGCTCGCGAGGAACGCTTGCACGGAGGCGAGATCATTTCGCATGGGACAGGGCCTCCTCGCGGACGACGCGCGCCCTCTCGGCCTCGGCGAGCAACGTGGCGAGCGGGGGGATGTCCTCGTCCCACTCGATCAGCGTGAGACGGGCCCGATGCGGTGGATCGCGCGTCGGTAGAGGTCCCACACCGGATCGATCACCGGTCCCGAGTGCGTGTCGATGATGTAGTCGCCGTAGTTCGTGTGGCCGGCGAGGTGGATCTGCACGACGCGCTCGGCCGGGATGGCGTCGACGTACGCGTTCGGGTCGAACCCGTGGTTCTGCGACGAGACGTAGATGTTGTTGACGTCGAGCAGGACGCCGCAGTTCGCCTCCTCGACGACGGCCCTGAAAAAATCCCACTCCGTCATCTCGCTCGACGTGTACGTCAGGTAGCTCGACACGTTCTCCAGCGCGAGCGGCACTTCCAGCGTGTCCTGCACGATGCGGGCGCGGGCGGCCACGTGGCGGACGACGTCCGCGGTGTAGGGCAGGGGCAGAAGATCGTGGGTGTTCACGGTCGCGATGCCGGTCCAGCAGAGGTGGTCGCTCAGCCAGGGGGACTTCGTCCGGCGGAGCAGGGCGCGCAGGCTCTTCAGGAAGTCGAAGTCGAGCGGGGTCGTGCCGCCGATCGAGAGCGAGACGCCGTGCTGGATCACGGGGTAGTTCGCGAGGGCGCGGTCGAGGTTCGCGAGAGGCACGCCGCCGGGCACGAGGAAGTTCTCGCTGATGATCTCGAGCCAATCGACCTTGGGGCGGGTCTCGAAGATCTCCTCGTAGTGCGGCAGGCGCAGGCCCACGCCGATCCCGAGGTCGGGGAGGCCGAGGCGCATGCGGTCGGGTGCGGTCATCGCGGTTCTCCGGGGAAGTGGTGTAAAAACGAAGGGCCGCGCGCGCCACCCGAGGTGGAAGCGGCGGCCCTTCGAGTTCGAGCGGCGCGGGGGGCCGCTCGAATCACTTCGGCGCGTCGGCCGGCGCGGCGCCGTCGGCCGGCGCGGCTTCCTTCGACCCGCTGCACTTGCCGCCGGAGCACTTGTGCTCGCCGCCGGCCTCGCCGCCCTTGGCGCCGCTGCACTTGGCCTCGGTGCCGGCCTCGGCGCCCGCCTTGCTGTCGGCGTTCTCGGGCTGCGCCTGGCTGCCGCCACACGCCGCGAGGCCCGCGATCATCCCGCCCACCGCAAGCGTCGCCATCATCTTGTTCATGCTCATGGTCAATCTCCGTTCCAAGCGTGTCTTTTTCGTGGCCGTCACCCCGGGGAAGTCGCGACTTCGAGCGCTTCGTGCGAAACCTCCCCCCGCCATGATCGTCTCCCCCCGGGGTGCCGGGGACTCCCCCCTACGTGCGTGCCCCTCGTCCGGATCCGGATTGCCGAGCAGCGCGCGCGGGGCCCATGGTGGTAGCCCGATGCGAAGGGACGAGGCAAGGAAAAGCGCCGGCCGGCGAGGGCCGAAGCCTGCTCGCGCCGCGGCGCTCGTCGTTTTCGGCGTGATTGGCGCTTCGGGATGCGTTGCGTCGCGGTTCGACGCGCGATTCTTGCCGGCCGACGACGTCGCGCGTGAGCTCGAGTCCATGACGCCGGGGCTCGGCGCCGAGACGCGCGCGACATTTCGAGACGTGCTCGCGACGACCCTCGCGGAGGACGCTTACACCTGCGCGCCGTCGCCGCGGGAGGTCTTTTTCGGCGACGTGGAGGAAGGCGAGCGCACGATTCGTGGGTCGATGCCGCATTATCGGTTCTTTTTTGGACCGATGCATTATCAGGTGCGGCGGGTGGGGGCGCGCGGCGGTGCGCCGGGGCGCTGGGAGGTGTCCGCGCGGTTCGCGGTGGTGCTGCCGCGGGAGGGCGGGACGCTGGAGCTCGCGGATTGCGACGGGAAAGAACGGTACGAGGGGGAGGTCGTGTGCCGGGGCGTTCCGTTTTCTCGATCGAACGCGACGGAGGCGTGTCCGGCCTCGGGGGAATTTCGGGTGGCGGGGACGCGTCGCAACATGGAGGCGCTGCTCGCGCGCTGGTCCGAGGAGGCCGAGCAGTACTGGAATCGGGACGCCGAGCGCTACGGATTGCCGGTGCGATACGATTTCACGTTTCTGCCGCACGACCAGGCTGCGCGGGAAGGCGTGCCGGTGGATCTCACGTTGCCGCTCTCGACGACGTGCGGGCGGACGCCGTATTTCTGGTCGTTGCGGAGCGGCTGGTCCCTCCCGGTGATCGCGCACGAGGCGGGGCATTTGCTCGGGCTCGTGGACGAGTACGAGGCGCTCTCGGGGATCGTGCCGTTCTACCCGAAGAAGCCGTTCCCCGGCGCGCAGACGAGCCGGATGGGTTTGTCGATGAAGGAAGACACGATCCTCTATCCGATGCACCACTGGATCGTGGTCCGACGTTACCTCTGTCCGGAGCCCTCGGGCCGCGACCCGTGGGGGCATGCATTCCAATGAAGTCTCTGGCCCGAATGATCCTGCTCGGATCCATGTTCCTGACGGCGTGCGACGACGCCAAGCCGGAAACCGAGCCCGCGCCCGCCGCCTCCTCCGCGTCCGCGTCCGCCCCCGATCCCACCGCCGCCTCCGCGTCCGCGTCCGCGTCCGCCTCCGCCTCCGCGCCCGTGGCGCTTCCCGAGCAGCCCGACGATTTTGCGCTCGTCGAGCCGGCGACGCCCACGTGTCCGCCGGAAATGGTGCGCGTGAAAAAGAGTTATTGCGTCGATCGCTACGAGGCGAGCCTCGTCGACACGGAGACGGGGCAGGACCTCTCGCCTTATTACGTGCCATCCCGCAAGCAGGCGCTCTCGATCCAGAAACTATGGGAGCAGGAGCGCCTCGCCGTGGGGCCCGCCGAGGCGAGGGAGATGGCGCTGCCGCCGCTGCCGCCCTGGCAATCGCAGCGCAACTTCGAGCCGAAGGCGGTCTCGAAGAAAAGCCGGATTCCCCAGGGCTACCTCACGGGGCCGCTCGCCGCTCTCGCTTGCAAGAATGCGGGCAAGCGGCTTTGCTCGCTCTCGGAGTGGCAGACGGCTTGCCGGGGCGAGGACGACCGCAACTTTCCTTATGGCGACACGTACGAGCAGAGCAAGTGCAACATCTTTCGCGAGGCGCATCCCGCGGGGCTGCTCCACGGCAATCCGAGCATCGGTCACAGCGATCCGCGGCTCAACACGGTGAAGGCAGGGGACAAGCCGCTCCTCCGCCGCACGGGCGAGACGCGGGCCTGCACGAGCCGGTGGGAGGGCGACGGCATCGCCGACATGGTCGGCAACATCGACGAGTGGATCGACGACCCGGAGGGGACCTTCGTCGGTGGGTTTTACGCGCGATCGAAGAAGGACGGTTGCGCCTCCATGGTGCGAGCGCACCCGTTCGATTATTTCGACTATTCGACCGGGGTTCGATGTTGCAAGGATCTTTAGCGCGGGAGCTTTCATGACGAACGGGATGGGAATGGCGGCGCTCGCCGTGGCGTTGGTCGGTGCCGGCTGCGGGGCGCGGACGGAGCTGTCGGAGAGCAAGCGGAGCGAGGATGTTTGCGCGTCCGTGGGGCAGGCGTGCCGCACGTCGGCGGCGTGTTGCGGCGGCGGGTCATGCAATGCGGGCGTCTGCGAGGCCCCGCTTTGCAAGGGCGGCGAGGCGCCGGTGGTCCTCGCCAGCGAGGCCGAGCGGCTCTCGGGCGTGCTCGCCGACGGCGATCACGTGTATTTCACCCATTATGGCGCCGGGGGCGCGGTGCTGCGCGTGCCGAAGGCCGGCGGGGCGATCGAGACGGTGGTTCCGGCGTCGAGCTGGACCGAGTCCCTCGTCGCGGACGCTGATTCGCTTTATTACCTCGACAGCGACCAGGTCAAACGCGCCTCGAAGGACGGGAGCGGCGCGAGCCTGCTCGCGGCCGACCAGGTGGGATCGATGTCGATCGCGGTGGACGCGTCGTTCGTGTACTGGATCGATCCGGTCGATCAAGCCGTGCGGCGGGTCTCGAAGGCCGGCGGCACGCCTCAAACCCTGGTCAAGGACGAGGATCTCACGCCGGACATGGTGCCGCGTATGATCGCGGACGATACCACGCTCTACTGGTCGGCCACCGGGGCCTGGTTGATCCCGGGCTTTCACGCGACGCCGAAGGAGGGCGGCGAGCTCCTCCTCCTCGATGGTGCGCCCAGCACGCATTTCGTCGCCGATTCAATGTTTCTCTTCTGGATTGATCAGGAACATTACGTGGGGGACGCGACCCCCGCTCGCCTGGTGCGCTCCCGGAAGGACGGGAGCGAGGCGAAGACCCTCACGGACTGGACCTCCGACTACCCCAGTGATCTCGCGGCCGGAATGGCGCAGGACGAGAATTACCTGTACTGGGCCAACGGGCAGGCGCGAATCATGAACCGCATCCCCAAGACCGGGGGCGAGCCGGTGGAAATCTTCTCCTCGCCGGACCCCATCCACCAGTTCGCGGTCGATACGTCCTGTCTGTATTACGTGGCCGTGCGGGTTTCGCACGAGACCGGCGAGACGACGAGCAGCTTGCTGCGTGCGCCGCGGTTTCTGCCGGGGGAGTGAGGCGCCGCGGGGCGTGGACGTCGCTTTCTTGCACGCGTTTCGGCGCGGCCCGTAATGTGCCGCGCATCATGCGTAGGTACACATTCCTTTTCGGGCTCGCGCTCGTCGCGTGCTCCCAGGGGGATCCAGCTGCATCCTCGGGAAAACCCGATTGCACGGTTGATCCTGGCGACGGCGTCACGCCCGTGCGCGAGGAGCCCGAGGACGAACTCACCCCGCTCCGTTTGCTCCGACGCGCCAGCATTGCCCTGCTCGGCGTGCCCCCGACCGACGAACGAATGCAAGAGCTCCTCGCGCAGGCGACGCCCGAGGCGCAGTTCGCGTACGTCGACGACTTCATCGACGAGGCGCTCGAAGACCCGCGGTTTTACGACATCACCTTCGAGCACGCGCGCAGGTGGTTCAACCTCCCGCTGATCCCGCGCACGGCCGACGCGCCCGAGTACGGGGCCAAGCAGCAACGCGTGCTGACGGCGTGCAAAGCGGGCACGGCGAACGAGGGCGCGCTTCACTATTTCCGCGACGTTGCCTCCGCGGACGTGAACTGCGCCGCCGGGGCCGCGAAGACCACGGTCGAGCCCTGGTGGGCGCCGGGGACTTCGGTGACGCTCGTCGGGAGCGCGGCGAACACCACGAATACCGGCCAGATCAAGCCGAACGGCGCGCCGGTCGACATCGAATGCAATCAGCGGGCGGAGGGTACGTGCGGATGCGGCAAGAATGCCGTGAGCTGCTGGTACGATCCCGGCACCTACCCCGGCTGGGCCGCGTTCCTCGCGACCAACCCGGACGGCCAGCGGCGCCTGCTCGCCGAGGAGCCGGCGCGCCTGTTCGCGCACCTCGTCTGGCACAATCGACCCGCGACCGATCTCATCCTCTCGGACACCTCCGTCGGCCCGAACGAGGTCCAGGCGGCCCACATCAACCAATCCCTCGCCGGCGGCGCGCTCGACGTGCTCACCGACGAGAGCTGGTGGAACCCGGCGAGTTTTGCCGGCGCGGCCGTGGATCCGCATCACGAAGCGAACGATCCGAAGGCGTGGCGCGAGTATGCGATCTCCGCGCGAAACGCGTTTTTCCTGAAGGAGCGCGATTACACGTTCGATCCGCGCAAGGATCCGGGCATGTCAAAGGGATTTCCCTCGGCCGGCATGCTCACGTCGCTCGGCTTCCTCGACACGTATCCGCGTGAGCGCCTGCGCGCGGCGCGCGCGCTCGAGACCCTCGCTTGCGAGCAGCTCTTGCCGCCGGGCGGGGACGTCGCGTTCAACCCCTACGAGACCGATCCCGGCCGCGAAGGGCCCTGCCAGCATTGCCACGCGCGGATCGACACCGCGGCGGCGCATTTCAAGCGGTACGCGAAGGCCGACCACGCGTTCGAGGGATGGGGCGCGCAGTACTACATGCCCGGCGTGGGCAAATGGCAATGGGATCCCGCGTGGCGCACGGGCGCATGGCCGTACGGCAGCGAGCCGTTCGCGCAATGGAACAAGTGGTACCTGCCGGGCTCGCTCCTCACGCCCGTCACCGAGGAGGAGGCGAACGCCAATCCTTACGCGTTGTTCCTCGATTTCCTGCCGCCGGAGCTCACCCTGCTCGGGCAGACGAGCGACGGGACCGTGGGGCCGCTCGGGTTCGCGAAGCTCATCGTGGCCGCGGGGTCCTTCGACCGGTGCGTCGTGCGCCGCGTGCACGAGCGTGTCCTCGGGCGCGACATCGATCCGGTGACGGAGAACGGGTATCTCGAGACGCTCACCGCCTCGTTCGTGTCGAAGGGCCGGCTCGTGCGACCCTTCATCAAGTCCCTGACGCAGTCCACGTCGTTCCGCAGGGGGCAATGACATGCGAAAACGAATCCTGTTCAAGATCGTCGCCCCCTTCGTCGTGGCCCTCGGGGCCGCGAGCTGCGAAGGGGACGAAAGCAATCCCTGCGGCGGGCCGACGCCCGAGGAGCGGGCGCGAAACCAGGCGGTGTTCGACGCGCTCGCCCCGTCCTGCCAGGGATGCCATGTCACGGGGGCGCGCGGGTATTTCGCTTCGATCGAGGCCTTCGAATCCCTCGTCGTCTACAACCCCGTGGAGGTCGTCCCCGGCAAACCCGACGAGAGCGAGCTCATTCGCCTCCTCGAAGGGAAGGGGACCCGCGCGTTCAAGCAAATGCCCATCGCGGGGCCGCCGTTCGCCGAGATCGCGGCGAGCGGATCCACGAAGATGACCATGGCCCAGATCCGCGCGTGGGTGACGAACCTCGAATCGCGCTCTGCCGATCCGTTGCCGTCCCTCGAGGCCCGCCGCATCACCCGGCTCTCCGCCGAGGACGTCGGGCGCGCGCTCTACCAGCAGCTCGGCCTGTCGGACGACGATTTTTACGTGGCCGCGTCGAGCTACGACATCCCGCACAAGACGAGCCAGAACGACGACACGTATCCCTTCACGTCGCCGGATTCGGTCCCGGGGCCTTATGAAAACCTGCCCGTCGAGCGGTTCGCCGCGCTCGGGGGCGGCTCGGCGCCGAACCAGCTCAAGGCCGATGGCTCCGTCTCCCCGAGCTTCCTCGGCGTGATCACGCAGGTCTCGCAGCGCTGGTGCGCGCTCGCGCTCGACAAGACGGGCAATACGGCGCTCCTCCCCGCCGGCGCCTCGGTCCAGACGGGCAGCGCCGACGCGGCGAGCGTGAAGGCCGTCGTCCGCGCCTGGTACCTGCATTTCCACGCCGTGGACGCGACCGACGCGGACGTCGATCGCGTGTTCTCCACGGTGTTCGTCCCCCTCGAAATGGAGAAGGACGCGCGGAGCGCCTACATCGGCACGTGCTCCTATTTCATTCGCCACCCCGACTGGATCTTCTACTGAGAGGCCCCGATGAAAACGAGCCGCAGAAATCTCCTCCTCGCCGCCCTCGGGGCCTCCCAGCTCGCGCTCCTCGGCCGTTTCGCCGTGCGGAGCGCGTCCGCCGCGCCGCCCCCGAGCGGGCCGACGAAGCTCCTTTGCATCTGGCTCGACGGCGGGTGCAACTGGGAGCATTTTTTCACGCCGCTCACGGGCGCCGGCATCGACAAGTTCATCCAGCCGCCCGACGGCGGCGTGCACCCGTTCGGTTATTCGAAGGAGCAGGTGCGGAACTTCGACGGGACGGCCGCGGACCTCGGATCCACGAACCCGACCCGCAAGCTCCGCGGGCCCGTGTCCTGGAACGACGCGAACCCCGCCGACACGACGGGCTCGAATCCGCTCTCCGGCGGCACGCAGAACTATCGCCCATGGGGCTATTCGTGGGTCGACCCGAAGTACAAGCTATATGAGCGCACCTGTGTGCTCGTCGGCGCCGATCAGGGCACGGCGTCGCACGGGAGCGGCATCATCGCGAGCATGTGCGGCGTCGCGGGCTCGTCGTTCCGCGCGCCCAGCGTGCAGGCCGTGATCGCGAACCACATGGCGGCATATTTCCCGGACCGGCCCGTCCCGAACGCGACGCTCGGCGGCGTCCTCCCAGCGGCGCTGGACCTCCCCGCGCTCGCCACGCCATATACACTCACGAGCCTCGCGCTCGTCGAGTCCACGATCTCGGACCGCCGAAACAGCGCATGGGACGGCCTCCGCACCCGGACGGACGTCGAGGGAATGGCCTTCGACGGCACGCCCATCGGCGAGACGCTGCCGCTCACGATCACGGATCGCGCGGTGCTCGAAGCAATCCGCGATCGAAACGGCATTTCGACGAAGGGGACGGACACGCTCTATCGGCAGCTCCACGACACGTACGCGGGCCTCAGCAAGACCGTGGCGCGCGACGTGCTCTCCGTGCTCGATCAAACGAAGGGGTTCGAGTTCCTGAAGGCCGACCCGCTTTATGGAGGCGGGCCATTCCAGACCGCATGCATCGGATCAGCCGACATCTGCGGGAATGTGCTCGCAGGAGGCTCGTTCGACTTCGCGTTGCGCCTGCTCAAGTCGAACCTCGTGACCAGCGTGACGCTGCGCGCGACGAGCATCGCGAACACCGGGTTCGACGTGCATTATTCGGGCGGCGCGCGCGCGCAGACGAGCCACCTCCGCATCGCGCTCGAGGCCATCGGCCAGGTGCTGAACGAGATGCAACTCACGCCCGCGTCCTCGGGGCAAGGCTCGCTGCTCGACGAGACGCTGGTCTACATCTACAGCGATTTCGGGCGCACATTCGCGCGGTCCCCGCAGGACGGGACAGACCATCACCCAGCCACATGCGGCATCCTGGTCGGCGGGAGCGTGAAGGGAAACCAGATGCTCGGAGGCTACGACGAAACAGCACAAGGCTCGCCACTCGGCGCGCCCGTCAACCTCATCGAGGAGTCAGGCACAAAGGCGACACGGCCGCCCACCTCGCAAGACATCGCCGCCACGGTGATCCGCGCCTTCGGCCTGCAGCCAGGCAAGGATTTCTTCATTCCCGGCGGCTACGGCGAATTCGAGGGCGCGCTGCTCGTTTGAGCATGCGGTCGCGCCGGGGTTTCACCCCGGACCCCGACCAGGGGTTGTCCACCCCTGGACCCGGACCAGGCACGGCCTGGACCGAAGGTGGAAGAACTGCGCGATGCGCAGTTCTTCCAACGGGCCGGTGGCAAGACCATGGAGGTGGGTTTCAAGCAGGCGACGGGCACGCTGCCCGTCGAGCCTGCAGCGCCGCAGTCTCTGTTGGCAGGGTCGCTCCTGGTCTTGCCAGCGGCTGTTCGATGAACTGCGCGGAGCGCAGTTCATCGACCCCGAGTCCAGCGCTTGCGCTGGTCCGGGTCCAGGGGCGGACAGCCCCGGTGGGGCCTGGGGCAAAGCCCCAGCTCCGCGCCTTCAAGACGAAACCGCGTCAGGGCGTCTTCCCTGGCGTCTTCGCCGGCCCCGCCTTCGCCGGCGCCTTCGTCGACAGCGCGGCGGAGGCGGAGGCGGATGGGCTCGGCTCTGCGGTTGCCGTTGACGCGCCGTCCTTGCCCTTGCAGCTCCACGCGCCTGCGAGGATGTACTCGCGTTTGCAGACCACGGGGTGATTGCCTTGGGGGGTCTGCATCGCGAACGTGTGCGCGATGGGTGAGCGCTCCCAGAACGTGAATTGTGCCTTGCACGAGGGCCCCTGGCCCTGGCATGCGGTCTCCGAGGCGAGCGCCTCGATCTCCACGCTCACGCCGAACACGTTGTAAAGTGCCGCGCCTGTTGCTGCGAGCAGCGCCACGGTGAACAGGAGGCTCGCTGCGGAGCGCAGCCCTGAGCCGCTGCGCTCCGTCGTTCCCCCACCTCGATCCTCGGGCTTTGTCACGGGCGGGACGATAAGACGAGCCGGCCCTGAAGGGAAGCGTTCGTCGTCATGCGCGCTTCCGATCCATCCACACGAGTGCCGCGGGCAGGACGATCACGGCGGCGAAGAGGCAGGTGACCTCGCCGATGACCGCGGCGACGCCCATGCTGCGCACGGCGAAGTTATTCGAGCGCACGAGCGCCATGTACCCGAGCGCCGTGGTCATGCTGCAGAGCACGACCGCGCCG
Protein-coding sequences here:
- a CDS encoding HvfC/BufC family peptide modification chaperone, translating into MRNDLASVQAFLASVIPGRTPVPDDPALAETAARFVTGNTRLTPAAQVDIYRRQFWYRHREILNDDFPALARLLGEPKMDAFCRDFLDAHPPAHAPFRKMIEHVPSFAATWPGFETDARRTFAADMARYEIAMLDVRAGADAPPLDPQKLAGLPEDAWERARIVLHPAVRRLVFSYPVHRIRKAWLVAGEPAIVPENPSPAHIALYRNRELVTHFEELEPEAFTLLGLLAEGVPLVPALGRLAEPLPEEQQHHVASSVGRWFQQWTALGIVVDVDLPSSS
- the bufB gene encoding MNIO family bufferin maturase — translated: MTAPDRMRLGLPDLGIGVGLRLPHYEEIFETRPKVDWLEIISENFLVPGGVPLANLDRALANYPVIQHGVSLSIGGTTPLDFDFLKSLRALLRRTKSPWLSDHLCWTGIATVNTHDLLPLPYTADVVRHVAARARIVQDTLEVPLALENVSSYLTYTSSEMTEWDFFRAVVEEANCGVLLDVNNIYVSSQNHGFDPNAYVDAIPAERVVQIHLAGHTNYGDYIIDTHSGPVIDPVWDLYRRAIHRIGPVSR
- a CDS encoding SUMF1/EgtB/PvdO family nonheme iron enzyme → MKSLARMILLGSMFLTACDDAKPETEPAPAASSASASAPDPTAASASASASASASAPVALPEQPDDFALVEPATPTCPPEMVRVKKSYCVDRYEASLVDTETGQDLSPYYVPSRKQALSIQKLWEQERLAVGPAEAREMALPPLPPWQSQRNFEPKAVSKKSRIPQGYLTGPLAALACKNAGKRLCSLSEWQTACRGEDDRNFPYGDTYEQSKCNIFREAHPAGLLHGNPSIGHSDPRLNTVKAGDKPLLRRTGETRACTSRWEGDGIADMVGNIDEWIDDPEGTFVGGFYARSKKDGCASMVRAHPFDYFDYSTGVRCCKDL
- a CDS encoding EB domain-containing protein — encoded protein: MTNGMGMAALAVALVGAGCGARTELSESKRSEDVCASVGQACRTSAACCGGGSCNAGVCEAPLCKGGEAPVVLASEAERLSGVLADGDHVYFTHYGAGGAVLRVPKAGGAIETVVPASSWTESLVADADSLYYLDSDQVKRASKDGSGASLLAADQVGSMSIAVDASFVYWIDPVDQAVRRVSKAGGTPQTLVKDEDLTPDMVPRMIADDTTLYWSATGAWLIPGFHATPKEGGELLLLDGAPSTHFVADSMFLFWIDQEHYVGDATPARLVRSRKDGSEAKTLTDWTSDYPSDLAAGMAQDENYLYWANGQARIMNRIPKTGGEPVEIFSSPDPIHQFAVDTSCLYYVAVRVSHETGETTSSLLRAPRFLPGE
- a CDS encoding DUF1501 domain-containing protein, encoding MKTSRRNLLLAALGASQLALLGRFAVRSASAAPPPSGPTKLLCIWLDGGCNWEHFFTPLTGAGIDKFIQPPDGGVHPFGYSKEQVRNFDGTAADLGSTNPTRKLRGPVSWNDANPADTTGSNPLSGGTQNYRPWGYSWVDPKYKLYERTCVLVGADQGTASHGSGIIASMCGVAGSSFRAPSVQAVIANHMAAYFPDRPVPNATLGGVLPAALDLPALATPYTLTSLALVESTISDRRNSAWDGLRTRTDVEGMAFDGTPIGETLPLTITDRAVLEAIRDRNGISTKGTDTLYRQLHDTYAGLSKTVARDVLSVLDQTKGFEFLKADPLYGGGPFQTACIGSADICGNVLAGGSFDFALRLLKSNLVTSVTLRATSIANTGFDVHYSGGARAQTSHLRIALEAIGQVLNEMQLTPASSGQGSLLDETLVYIYSDFGRTFARSPQDGTDHHPATCGILVGGSVKGNQMLGGYDETAQGSPLGAPVNLIEESGTKATRPPTSQDIAATVIRAFGLQPGKDFFIPGGYGEFEGALLV